The genomic DNA GCTTCTCCGGGTCGAATTCGTCGCGCTTGAATTTCGGGTCGAACCAACGGCCTTCGTAGAAGCCGCCCGCGCAGACGAATTCCGCCTTCACTTCCCAGTAGTCGCGCGGAACGAAGCGTCGAATTTTCTCTTCGCGCTCGACGACGATCGACAACGTCGGCGTCTGCACGCGCCCGACCGTGGTCAGGAAGAAGCCGCCGCCCTTGCTGTTGAACGCCGTCATCGCGCGCGTGCCGTTGATGCCGACGAGCCAGTCCGCCTCCGAGCGGCAGCGCGCCGCATCGGCGAGCGGCTGCATCTCTTCGTCGCTGCGCAGACGCGCGAAACCGTCGCGGATCGAGCCGGCCGTCATCGACTGCAGCCACAGCCGTTGCACTGGCTGTTTGGCTTTCGCGTGCTGCGCGATCAGGCGGAAAATCAGCTCGCCCTCGCGCCCCGCGTCGCATGCGTTGATCAGACGGTCGACGTCCTTTCGCTTCATCAGCTTGGTCAGCACCTTCAGGCGCGATTCGCTCTTCGCGATCGGATTCAGATCGAAATGCGGAGGAATGACGGGCAGGTTGGCAAAGCTCCACTTGCCGCGCTTGACTTCGTATTCGTCGGGCGCGGCGATTTCCAGCAGGTGGCCCACTGCCGAGGAAAGGACGTAGTCGTCGCTTTCGTAGTACTCGTCATGCTTGGTAAAGCCGCCCAAAGCGCGCGCGATGTCGTTCGCGACAGAAGGCTTTTCGGCGATGATCAGTGCTTTGGACATGACTCGATGTGAGGTTGGTAGATCGGGGTTGGTGGCCTTGAGCGCGAGAATCGCGCGCGACGCTCGCTTCAGACCGTTTTCGACCCAATAACGACCGCTTTATAGCACAAGGCGCGAACTGGTCGTGTCAAGTGCGATAAAAGCGCGCCATCATAATTGCGCGTTTGGCGATCGATCAACTGCGGCAAGTGCCGCGAGCGGACAGCGATCCCGGCCGCGGTGTTGTCCCAAAATGGTCAACGAAAGGCCGTGTCACAAGCCGTGCCACGAGTCTTTTCGTGTTGCCGGCGGGGCGGCGCGCGAGGCCGCCTTCAGGCGACCGCCAGCGCCGGCCGCAGTTTCGGTGCGCCGGTCACGCCGGGCAGTGCGGTCAGATCCGACAGCATTCGCTCGACGATCGACACCTGTGGCAAAACCGTACCGAAGAATCGTGTCGTCACAGAGTCTTCGATCAGGACGGTCGGGAAATTTTCGACGTCCAGGTCGTCGAAGCGATCCGCATGGGTTTCGATGTCGATCCATGCGAAACAGACTTCCGGGTGCCGCTCGGCCAACTGGTTGAAAGCGTCCCGGTACTCGCGACACGTCCCGCACCACTCCGCGCACAGGCATGCAACGAACAGCGTGTCGGGTTCGTTGACGCGCTCGGCGATCCGGTCCTGATCGGTGTCGAGGTTCAGCGCGGGCATGAAGTGGTTTCCTTGTGTACTTTGTCGGGTGCTTTGGCGCGAATGTAGCATGGCCGGTCGCGAAGAGTGGCCAATCTCCGTTGACGCCGGTCAGTCTCGGCTCAGTCATGATGGGCTCGCATGAAGCGGCCGCCGGGCAGCAGCGTGACCTCGCCGGCGAGTTCGAGCCGTAGTAAGGTGGCGTGCAGGGCGGTGTCTTGCATTTCGGTGCGGGCGGCGAGAATTTCAAGCGTAGTCGGCGAATGGCCGAGCGCGGCGAGCAGGCGCTCGGTGTCGGAGGCGAGCGCCGGCTGGAGGATTGGTTCGCACGGTGGCGGGTCGGTGAAGGCGGCGGTCGCAGCTTGCGAAGCTTTGGCACCCGACGACATGCACAAGCCAGCGTGCTTCAACGGCACGGCCCGCTTCGCCGCTCGTCCAGTGTTGCTCATCGGCCGCCTGGCGAAACCCAGCTCCTCCAGCACCTCGTCGGGCGTTTCCACGAGCCGCGCCCCCTGCTTGATCATCCGATGACAGCCGCGCGACAACGGCGCGTGAATCGAGCCGGGCAACGCGAACACGTCGCGCCCCATCTCATTGGCAAGCCGCGCGGTAATCAGCGAGCCGGAGCGCATCGCCGCCTCGACGATCACGACCCCGCTGACCAGCCCCGCGATCAGCCGGTTGCGCTGCGGGAAATTGGCGGCGCGCGCCGGCGTGCCGAGTGGCCACTCCGACAGAATCGCGCCTTGCGCCGAGATCTGCCGCGCCAGCGCATGATTCACGGCCGGATACACGAGGTCCGCGCCGGTGCCAATTACCGCGACTGTCCCTCCGGTGCCTTCCAGCCCGCCCCGATGCGCGGCGCTGTCGATGCCGAGCGCTAGCCCCGACACGACCGTCACGCCCGCCGCCGACAGATCGCGCGCGAACCGCCGCGCATCATCGATACCCTGCGGCGTCGCGCTTCGGCTCCCCACCAGGGCAACGGCTCGCGTATGCAGCAGTTCGAGCCGGCCTTTTACATATAGCAGGGGCGGCGGATCGGGCATCGTCAGTAATGCGGGCGGGTAGGCGGGGTCGTCGAGCGTGACGATCTGGTTGCCCGGCAGCTCACGCCACGCGAGCACCGCATCGAGCTGGCCGTCGAACGCCGGACCCGGTGGCGCCAGCACCGCGCGAGCCGCGGCTTCGCCGGCAATGTCGGCCAGCACCTCCTGCGACTGCGCGAAAATCGCTTCCGGCAGCCCGAATGCGCCCAGCAACAGGCGCAACGCCGCGGGCTTGAGCCCCGG from Paraburkholderia sp. HP33-1 includes the following:
- a CDS encoding thioredoxin family protein; the encoded protein is MPALNLDTDQDRIAERVNEPDTLFVACLCAEWCGTCREYRDAFNQLAERHPEVCFAWIDIETHADRFDDLDVENFPTVLIEDSVTTRFFGTVLPQVSIVERMLSDLTALPGVTGAPKLRPALAVA
- the dprA gene encoding DNA-processing protein DprA, with translation MQTLPATRIELAAWLRLSLAPGLKPAALRLLLGAFGLPEAIFAQSQEVLADIAGEAAARAVLAPPGPAFDGQLDAVLAWRELPGNQIVTLDDPAYPPALLTMPDPPPLLYVKGRLELLHTRAVALVGSRSATPQGIDDARRFARDLSAAGVTVVSGLALGIDSAAHRGGLEGTGGTVAVIGTGADLVYPAVNHALARQISAQGAILSEWPLGTPARAANFPQRNRLIAGLVSGVVIVEAAMRSGSLITARLANEMGRDVFALPGSIHAPLSRGCHRMIKQGARLVETPDEVLEELGFARRPMSNTGRAAKRAVPLKHAGLCMSSGAKASQAATAAFTDPPPCEPILQPALASDTERLLAALGHSPTTLEILAARTEMQDTALHATLLRLELAGEVTLLPGGRFMRAHHD